In Nicotiana tabacum cultivar K326 chromosome 2, ASM71507v2, whole genome shotgun sequence, the following proteins share a genomic window:
- the LOC142173220 gene encoding ATP-dependent helicase rhp16-like, whose protein sequence is MDPSIPGIVNVSENPFFSLPEDQRNGNGHRYVKYAMNRLLVRLQVRKKERERKKKKRPALMWETWEEENSMCLLENYSDDLDLDNQNVLVSETAEPPSNLTLPLLRYQREWLAWSLKQEESATRGGILADEMGMGKTVQAIALVLAKRQLQKTTSDSSILSSSPGTSQKFPAVKGTLVVCPVVGVMQWFSEIDHCTTKGSNKILVYHGTDREKHMHKLAEYDFVITTYSTIEDDYSKYTMPSKQQSKNLKPLVEMLDQKTVLKGGKGKTDSDPETDIRKRGRRKGMRHSTMTGKWSNNGSIDNSASSDEDVSRRKSVLHSVKWDRIILDEAHYVKDARCNTARAVFALESSYKWALTGISLQNHMGELYSFVRFLQVIPYAYYFCKDCDCRGLDYSFSTECPQCHHNRARHFLWWKKCIARPLRKIKYNGAGRDAMVLLKHKILKNLLLKRTKKERAAELALPPKIITLRKDSLDDNEKDYYISLCEEAMSKMDRYDRAGTQRNNLLAMFTRLQQAVDHPYLVEYSDTYYASWNTDAGSVEQSCCLCHDEVESPVVTSCGHVFCKTCFLDKTGSMGEVSCPSCSKPLTDDSSTYNGKGDSNSKPTVKGFRSSSIVNKIQLDDFRTSTKIEALREEIRFMVERDGSAKGIVFSQFASFLDLIQYSLQKSGIKCVQLVGSMSIAARDAAITRFIEDPDCRIFLMSFKAGGVALNLTVASHVFLMDSCLNPAIEQQAQDRAHRIGQHKPVRIVRFVIEDTIDERILQSQEKKKHFQRMVGGSFEAWEKLSLEDWVFLFECEFV, encoded by the exons ATGGATCCTTCAATTCCAG GAATTGTCAATGTATCTGAAAATCCATTCTTTTCGCTGCCAGAAGATCAAAGGAATGGAAATGGCCATCGTTATGTGAAGTATGCGATGAATCGGTTGTTGGTAAGGTTACAAGTTAGGAAAAAGGAACgtgagaggaaaaaaaagaaaagaccaGCTTTGATGTGGGAGACATGGGAAGAAGAAAACAGTATGTGCCTTCTTGAAAATTATTCAGATGATTTAGACTTGGATAATCAGAATGTGTTGGTGTCTGAAACTGCCGAGCCACCATCCAATTTGACCTTGCCACTGCTGAGGTACCAGAGGGAGTGGTTGGCTTGGTCATTAAAGCAAGAAGAATCTGCAACAAGAGGAGGTATTCTTGCTGATGAGATGGGAATGGGGAAGACTGTTCAAGCCATAGCACTTGTGCTTGCTAAACGCCAATTACAGAAAACAACTAGTGATTCCAGTATATTGTCATCTTCACCCGGTACTTCCCAGAAATTCCCAGCAGTCAAAGGAACTCTTGTTGTGTGTCCTGTGGTTGGTGTGATGCAATGGTTTAGTGAGATTGATCATTGCACCACTAAAGGAAGCAACAAAATTCTTGTTTATCATGGCACTGACAGAGAGAAACATATGCACAAATTGGCGGAATATGATTTTGTCATTACTACCTACTCCACCATTGAGGATGACTATAGCAAGTATACGATGCCGTCAAAACAGCAGAGTAAGAACTTAAAACCTCTGGTAGAAATGTTGGACCAGAAAACAGTTCTTAAAGGAGGCAAAGGAAAGACTGACAGTGACCCAGAGACTGATATACGGAAAAGAGgtcgcagaaagggcatgaggcATAGTACCATGACAGGAAAATGGAGCAACAATGGTTCTATTGATAATTCAGCCAGTTCTGATGAAGACGTGTCCAGGAGGAAGTCCGTGTTACATTCAGTGAAGTGGGATCGCATTATTCTGGATGAG GCTCATTATGTAAAAGATGCACGCTGCAACACGGCAAGAGCTGTTTTTGCGTTGGAATCTTCTTACAAGTGGGCCTTAACTGGTATATCCCTGCAGAACCATATGGGAGAACTGTACTCATTT GTCCGTTTCTTACAAGTTATTCCTTATGCTTATTACTTTTGCAAAGATTGTGATTGCAGAGGACTTGATTATAG CTTCTCAACTGAGTGCCCACAGTGCCACCACAACCGTGCACGCCATTTTCTCTGGTGGAAGAAA TGTATCGCAAGACCTTTAAGAAAGATTAAATACAATGGGGCTGGTAGAGATGCGATGGTTTTGTTGAAGCACAAAATTCTGAAAAACCTATTGCTAAAACGTACCAAAAAGGAGAGAGCTGCTGAGCTTGCACTTCCCCCGAAGATT ATTACTCTGCGAAAAGATTCTTTGgatgacaatgaaaaagactaCTACATATCACTGTGCGAAGAAGCCATGTCAAAGATGGATAG ATATGATCGGGCTGGAACTCAAAGAAATAACTTGCTTGCTATGTTCACACGCCTACAGCAG GCAGTTGATCATCCTTACCTTGTGGAATACTCTGACACATATTATGCTAGTTGGAATACAGATGCTGGCAGTGTTGAGCAATCATGTTGCTTATGTCACGATGAAGTAGAAAGTCCAGTA GTTACTTCTTGTGGGCATGTGTTTTGCAAGACGTGTTTTTTAGACAAAACTGGAAGTATGGGAGAAGTGTCATGCCCTTCGTGTTCTAAACCCCTAACTGATGACTCCAGTACATATAATGGTAAGGGAGATTCGAATTCTAAACCAACTGTCAAAGGGTTTAGATCCTCAAGTATAGTGAACAAAATACAGCTTGATGATTTCCGGACAAGCACTAAAATAGAAGCTTTG AGGGAAGAAATTAGGTTCATGGTTGAAAGAGATGGTTCTGCAAAAGGAATAGTTTTCAGCCAGTTCGCATCGTTTTTGGATCTAATACAGTATTCTCTTCAGAAA TCAGGCATCAAATGTGTTCAGTTAGTTGGATCCATGTCTATTGCTGCAAGAGATGCTGCAATTACCAGATTTATTGAGGATCCAGATTGCAGGATATTTCTTATGAGCTTTAAAGCTGGAGGTGTTGCCCTCAATCTTACAGTTGCATCACAT GTTTTCTTGATGGATTCCTGCTTGAATCCTGCTATAGAGCAGCAAGCCCAAGATAGAGCTCATCGAATAGGGCAACATAAACCGGTCAG GATTGTGAGATTTGTTATCGAGGATACAATTGACGAGAGGATCTTACAGTCACAAGAGAAGAAGAAACATTTTCAAAG GATGGTCGGTGGTTCTTTCGAGGCCTGGGAAAAACTATCATTAGAAGATTGGGTGTTCCTGTTTGAGTGCGAGTTTGTTTAG
- the LOC107819290 gene encoding uncharacterized protein LOC107819290 — translation MRFSPFVVKPPIHDMDTLKQEAEKLREILALDLRCRKYFNKLEIEQKRQKRVREEKKREAEAKALRKKQLLEQKRNSTVTKSDIQCPMIKPEYSSSSSSASLPREEVIRRLRFLKQPVTLFGEIEEARLDRLNSVLKAGLFEVDDSDMTEGQTNEFLRSILELKKRQSGMTLSAIKKRKATTDQDKDDEEDLKRMKTNFEELCDEDKILVFFKKLLNEWNEEIDENTRSPNQADQNRRVATFMECARDLNPLFKLCRKKLLAEDIRQALIVMVECCRKREYSAAMDQYIDIAIGNAPWPIGVTMVGIHERSAREKIHTSNVSVAHIMNNETTRKYLQSVKRLVTFCQRRYPTMPSKSVEFNSLANGSDLHSLRAQEERLPIMPAT, via the coding sequence atgagattctctcCGTTTGTAGTTAAACCTCCAATTCACGACATGGATACACTGAAACAGGAAGCAGAAAAGCTACGAGAAATCCTAGCCCTAGACCTCCGTTGCCGGAAATATTTCAATAAGTTGGAGATCGAACAGAAACGCCAAAAAAGAGTTCGCGAAGAGAAAAAACGCGAAGCCGAAGCGAAAGCCCTACGTAAAAAGCAATTATTAGAACAGAAGAGGAATTCTACAGTTACTAAATCCGACATACAATGCCCGATGATCAAACCGGAatattcatcatcttcttcatcagCCTCCCTTCCGCGAGAAGAAGTAATTCGCCGCCTAAGGTTTCTAAAACAACCGGTGACTTTATTCGGAGAAATTGAAGAGGCGCGGCTTGATAGGTTGAATTCTGTGCTGAAAGCTGGATTGTTTGAAGTTGATGATAGTGATATGACTGAGGGGCAAACCAATGAGTTTTTGAGATCTATTCTTGAATTGAAGAAGCGACAATCAGGGATGACGTTGAGTGCAATTAAGAAGCGCAAGGCCACAACAGATCAGGAtaaagatgatgaagaagatttgAAGAGGATGAAAACGAATTTTGAGGAATTGTGTGATGAGGATAAGATTTTGGTGTTCTTCAAAAAGTTATTGAATGAGTGGAATGAGGAGATTGATGAGAATACCAGGAGTCCTAATCAGGCTGATCAAAACCGGAGGGTAGCTACATTTATGGAATGTGCTAGGGACTTGAATCCGTTATTCAAGCTGTGCAGGAAAAAGTTACTTGCTGAGGACATAAGGCAAGCACTAATTGTGATGGTTGAATGCTGTAGGAAGAGGGAATATTCAGCAGCAATGGATCAATATATTGATATAGCAATTGGTAATGCACCTTGGCCTATTGGTGTTACTATGGTTGGTATTCATGAACGTTCAGCTCGTGAGAAGATTCACACGAGTAATGTTAGTGTTGCTCATATCATGAACAATGAGACAACTAGGAAGTATCTGCAGTCGGTTAAAAGACTGGTGACATTCTGCCAACGACGTTACCCAACAATGCCATCGAAATCTGTGGAGTTCAATAGCCTTGCTAATGGCAGTGACCTGCACTCTCTGCGTGCACAAGAGGAAAGGCTTCCAATAATGCCTGCAACTTAA